One genomic window of uncultured Fusobacterium sp. includes the following:
- a CDS encoding YccF domain-containing protein translates to MSLLLNIIWLFLGGLVLAFEWLIAGIISIIFIITIPFSRGCFEMAGSCLMPFGKEVVLKTDLGEPPRPISAFFWIIFFGIWLAISHIIAGICQCVTIIGIPLGIQNFKLAQVAFNPYKYTLREKI, encoded by the coding sequence ATGAGCTTACTTTTAAACATTATTTGGTTATTTTTAGGTGGATTAGTTTTAGCTTTTGAATGGTTAATTGCTGGAATTATTAGTATTATTTTCATAATTACAATTCCTTTTTCAAGAGGATGTTTTGAAATGGCAGGATCTTGTTTAATGCCTTTTGGTAAAGAGGTAGTTTTAAAAACTGATCTTGGAGAACCACCAAGACCTATTTCAGCTTTCTTCTGGATTATCTTTTTCGGAATTTGGTTAGCTATTTCACATATTATTGCTGGTATATGTCAATGTGTAACTATTATTGGAATTCCTTTAGGTATTCAGAATTTTAAACTTGCTCAAGTAGCATTTAATCCTTATAAATATACTTTAAGAGAAAAAATATAA
- a CDS encoding ATP-binding protein — translation MEKKENILSYIEGKNFSKTIWSPVGKAMHTYNMIEEGDRIAVGVSGGKDSLTTLNSLVRIQKIANIDFEIIPIHIHPNIDKASFNSIKEYCEKLGLKLQVEHTNLNDMLFGEKEVKNPCFLCGRIRRGILYRMMKEQNINKLALGHHKDDIIETFLMNVFYQGNMKMMKPCYQSEEYGVKVIRPLAFVEEKDIIRYVNKLELPVVKSDCPYEVSENSRRLRVKNLIKDLAKENKDVRSVIFNSIRDLLK, via the coding sequence ATGGAAAAAAAAGAGAATATTTTAAGCTATATAGAGGGAAAAAACTTCAGTAAAACTATTTGGAGCCCTGTTGGAAAAGCTATGCACACATACAATATGATTGAAGAGGGAGATAGAATTGCTGTGGGAGTTTCTGGAGGTAAAGATAGCCTTACTACTTTAAATTCCCTTGTTAGAATTCAAAAAATAGCAAATATAGATTTTGAAATTATCCCTATTCATATTCATCCAAATATAGACAAAGCTTCTTTCAATTCTATAAAAGAATATTGTGAAAAATTAGGTTTAAAACTCCAAGTAGAACATACTAACTTAAACGATATGCTCTTTGGAGAAAAAGAGGTAAAAAATCCTTGTTTCCTTTGTGGAAGAATAAGAAGAGGAATTTTATACAGAATGATGAAGGAACAAAATATCAATAAACTTGCTCTTGGTCATCATAAAGATGATATTATTGAAACTTTCTTAATGAATGTTTTCTATCAAGGAAATATGAAAATGATGAAACCTTGTTATCAATCTGAAGAATATGGAGTTAAAGTTATACGTCCATTAGCTTTTGTTGAAGAAAAAGATATTATTAGATATGTTAATAAATTGGAACTACCAGTTGTAAAATCTGATTGTCCTTATGAAGTTAGTGAAAATTCCAGAAGATTGAGAGTTAAAAACTTAATTAAAGATTTAGCTAAGGAAAATAAAGATGTCAGAAGTGTTATTTTTAATAGTATTCGTGATTTACTAAAATAA
- a CDS encoding glutamate-5-semialdehyde dehydrogenase — MEIKLIGEAAKKASVKVAQLSTEEKNRVLLKAADALLEDRESILNINKKDVENAVANGVKQAFIDRLTLTEKRLEDMAKGLREIAALNDPVGEYVYGKTLLNGLIIQQKRVPLGVVAIIFESRPNVTADAFGLCLKSGNVVILRGGKEAIQTNIAIVDIFRKVLKECGISEDAVQVVKDTSHEKAGELMKANEYVDVLIPRGSARLINTVINNSTIPCIQTGIGNCHIYVDKSGDLQKALDIIINAKTQRPGVCNAVETLLINKEIAEKFLPTLGKELLSRNVEIRGDEIVTKLIPQAKAATEEDWATEYEDYIVAIKTVDTLDEVIEHIGKYGTKHSESIITEDYSNAQRFLNEVDAAAVYVNASTRFTDGGQFGFGAEIGISTQKLHARGPMGLKELTTTKYVIFGNGQVRK, encoded by the coding sequence ATGGAAATTAAATTAATAGGTGAGGCTGCAAAAAAGGCATCAGTAAAGGTAGCTCAACTTTCAACAGAAGAGAAAAATAGGGTACTTTTAAAGGCAGCAGATGCACTTTTAGAAGATAGAGAGAGCATTTTAAATATAAATAAAAAAGATGTGGAAAATGCAGTAGCTAATGGGGTAAAACAAGCATTTATTGATAGACTTACTCTTACTGAAAAAAGATTGGAAGATATGGCTAAAGGATTGAGAGAGATAGCAGCTCTTAATGATCCTGTGGGAGAGTATGTATATGGAAAAACGCTTCTAAATGGATTGATTATTCAACAAAAAAGAGTTCCACTTGGTGTTGTAGCTATAATATTTGAATCACGTCCAAATGTAACAGCTGATGCTTTTGGACTTTGTTTAAAAAGTGGAAATGTAGTGATTCTTAGAGGTGGAAAAGAGGCTATACAAACAAATATAGCTATAGTTGATATATTTAGAAAAGTTTTAAAAGAGTGTGGAATCTCTGAAGATGCTGTACAAGTGGTTAAGGATACTAGTCATGAGAAAGCAGGAGAGTTAATGAAAGCTAATGAGTATGTAGATGTACTTATTCCAAGGGGAAGTGCTAGACTTATCAATACAGTTATAAATAATAGTACAATTCCTTGTATTCAAACTGGAATAGGAAACTGCCATATCTATGTGGATAAAAGTGGAGATCTACAAAAGGCATTGGATATAATAATAAATGCTAAGACTCAAAGACCTGGTGTATGTAATGCTGTTGAAACTTTATTAATAAATAAAGAAATAGCTGAGAAATTTTTACCAACTTTAGGTAAAGAGCTTTTATCAAGAAATGTAGAGATAAGAGGGGATGAAATTGTAACTAAATTGATTCCTCAAGCTAAAGCTGCTACTGAAGAGGATTGGGCAACTGAGTATGAAGATTATATTGTGGCAATTAAAACAGTTGATACTCTTGATGAGGTAATTGAGCATATTGGAAAATATGGAACTAAACACTCTGAATCGATTATAACTGAAGATTACTCTAATGCACAAAGATTTTTAAATGAAGTAGATGCAGCTGCTGTTTATGTAAATGCTTCAACTAGATTTACAGATGGTGGACAATTTGGTTTTGGAGCTGAGATAGGAATAAGTACACAAAAACTTCATGCTAGAGGACCAATGGGGCTTAAAGAGCTAACTACTACAAAATATGTAATTTTTGGTAATGGACAAGTAAGAAAATAG
- a CDS encoding YggS family pyridoxal phosphate-dependent enzyme: MSRIEKNIEEIRKDIEEHSPNPEKVRFIGVTKYVGIDEMLEVAKCGVKVFGENKAQVIKEKEEKFKELGIDDVEWHFIGNLQKNKVKYIAEYVSLIHSVNKLSLAQEINKRAEQNSRIIDVLLEINIAGEESKEGYDLEELYKELPEIMKLKNINVKGLMTMAPFTDDEVLVRGVFKRLREIKDELNSKYFNGQLTELSMGMTNDYKIALEEGATLVRIGRKIFQ, from the coding sequence ATGAGTAGGATAGAAAAGAATATAGAGGAAATTAGAAAAGATATAGAAGAACACTCCCCAAATCCAGAAAAAGTAAGATTTATTGGTGTTACTAAATATGTAGGAATAGACGAGATGCTAGAAGTAGCAAAGTGTGGAGTAAAAGTATTTGGAGAAAATAAAGCTCAAGTTATAAAGGAAAAAGAGGAAAAATTCAAGGAATTAGGAATAGATGATGTAGAGTGGCATTTTATTGGTAATCTACAAAAAAATAAGGTAAAATATATAGCTGAATATGTAAGTTTAATTCATTCAGTAAATAAGTTATCTCTTGCTCAAGAAATAAATAAAAGAGCTGAGCAAAATAGCAGAATAATAGATGTATTATTAGAGATAAATATTGCAGGAGAAGAGAGCAAAGAGGGGTATGATTTAGAAGAATTATACAAAGAGTTACCTGAAATAATGAAATTAAAGAATATAAATGTAAAGGGATTAATGACTATGGCACCTTTTACTGATGATGAGGTTTTAGTAAGAGGGGTATTTAAGAGATTAAGAGAGATAAAAGATGAACTAAACAGTAAATATTTTAATGGTCAATTGACAGAATTGTCAATGGGAATGACAAATGATTATAAAATAGCTTTAGAAGAGGGAGCTACATTAGTAAGAATAGGAAGAAAGATATTTCAGTAG
- a CDS encoding phospho-sugar mutase, producing the protein MEKEFLKSYELWVKSEYIDSEDREELLSIKDDEKEIENRFYTDLSFGTAGMRGVRGVGRNRINKYNIRKATQGLANYILKTTGEEGKKRGVAIAYDCRIGSTEYALNTALVLAGNGIKAYLFDSLRSTPELSFATRELKAIAGVMVTASHNPQEYNGYKVYWEDGAQIVEPQASGIVGEVNSVDIFNDIKMVSEDEARANGLLETISKHVDDRFVEEVEKQAINRDIPGKKDFKIVYSPLHGTGRVAVQRVLKEMGFESVYTVAEQEMPDGMFPTCPYANPEDKSVFKLSTELADKIGAKICLANDPDADRTGMAIRDEEGKWVFPNGNQIGVLLMNYLLEMNKNIPSNGAVISTIVSTPMLDVIAKDKGVKVFRTLTGFKYIGEKIRQFETKELDGTYLFGFEESIGYLVGTHVRDKDAVVATLMIAEMAAYYDSIGTSVYKELNKLYDKYGWFVEETVSITKQGKSGIEEIGKIMENLRNKEHTEICGRKVATYKDFKLQVEKDMATGETKEIALPKSDVIQFILEDGTYVTARPSGTEPKIKYYICVVDSTKEKSLAKLDEIKNGFQVYVDSL; encoded by the coding sequence ATGGAAAAAGAGTTTCTAAAAAGTTATGAATTATGGGTAAAATCTGAATACATTGATAGTGAAGATAGAGAAGAGCTATTAAGTATTAAGGATGATGAAAAAGAGATTGAAAACAGATTTTACACAGATTTAAGCTTTGGAACAGCAGGAATGAGAGGAGTTAGAGGAGTAGGAAGAAATAGAATAAATAAATACAACATTAGAAAAGCTACTCAAGGACTAGCAAATTATATTCTAAAAACTACAGGAGAAGAAGGGAAAAAAAGAGGAGTAGCTATTGCATATGATTGTAGAATAGGTTCGACAGAATATGCTTTAAATACAGCTCTTGTATTAGCAGGAAATGGAATAAAAGCTTATCTATTTGATTCTTTAAGATCAACACCAGAACTTTCTTTTGCTACAAGAGAATTAAAAGCTATAGCTGGGGTAATGGTAACAGCATCACACAATCCACAAGAATACAATGGATATAAAGTATATTGGGAAGATGGAGCACAAATAGTTGAACCTCAAGCTAGTGGAATTGTTGGAGAAGTAAATAGTGTAGATATATTTAATGATATAAAAATGGTATCTGAAGATGAAGCTAGAGCAAATGGACTATTAGAAACAATTTCTAAACATGTTGATGATAGATTTGTTGAAGAGGTAGAAAAACAAGCTATAAATAGAGATATCCCAGGAAAGAAAGATTTTAAAATCGTTTATTCACCACTTCATGGAACTGGAAGAGTAGCAGTACAAAGAGTTTTAAAAGAGATGGGATTTGAATCTGTATACACAGTAGCAGAACAAGAGATGCCAGATGGAATGTTCCCTACTTGTCCATATGCAAACCCAGAAGATAAATCAGTATTTAAATTAAGTACAGAACTTGCAGATAAAATTGGAGCTAAAATCTGTTTAGCAAATGACCCAGATGCTGATAGAACTGGTATGGCTATAAGAGATGAAGAAGGAAAATGGGTATTCCCAAATGGAAACCAAATCGGAGTTCTTTTAATGAACTATCTATTAGAAATGAATAAAAATATTCCTTCAAATGGAGCAGTAATTTCTACAATAGTTTCAACTCCTATGTTAGATGTAATAGCAAAAGATAAAGGGGTAAAAGTATTTAGAACTCTTACTGGATTCAAATATATTGGAGAAAAAATTAGACAATTTGAAACTAAAGAACTAGATGGAACATACCTATTTGGATTTGAAGAATCAATAGGATATCTTGTAGGAACTCATGTAAGAGATAAAGATGCAGTAGTTGCAACTCTTATGATAGCTGAAATGGCAGCTTACTATGATAGTATTGGTACATCAGTATACAAAGAGCTAAATAAATTATATGATAAATATGGATGGTTTGTAGAAGAAACTGTATCTATCACAAAACAAGGAAAATCTGGAATTGAAGAGATTGGAAAAATAATGGAAAATCTTAGAAATAAAGAACATACTGAAATTTGTGGAAGAAAAGTTGCTACATATAAAGATTTCAAATTACAAGTTGAAAAAGATATGGCAACTGGAGAAACTAAAGAGATCGCTCTACCAAAATCAGATGTTATCCAATTTATACTTGAAGATGGAACATATGTAACAGCTAGACCATCTGGAACAGAACCAAAAATTAAATACTATATCTGTGTTGTAGATAGTACTAAAGAAAAATCATTAGCTAAGCTTGATGAGATTAAAAACGGATTCCAAGTTTATGTAGATTCATTATAA
- a CDS encoding 7-cyano-7-deazaguanine synthase: MEKKIKALALFSGGLDSALAVKVVKDQGIEVIGLNFVSHFFGGKNEKAESMAKQLGIQLEYIDFKKRHTDMMQNPVYGRGKNMNPCIDCHSLMFKIAGELLEKYEAQFVISGEVLGQRPMSQNSAALEKVKALSGMDDLILRPLSAKLLPPSKAELEGWVDREQLLDIQGRSRAKQMELTEKYGLVEYPTPGGGCLLTDPAYSDRLEIIEKDGLMNEEHSYLFHLIKKTRFYRLGEKKYLFVGRDEEGNSRIEEYKEKGTLHVAGCKVGGPRILGYGNFTDEDKKFVAELFSRYSKVKGKSEIEVKVNNQVVKVAPVDIEEIERKIKEYQIVAQ; encoded by the coding sequence GTGGAGAAAAAGATAAAAGCATTGGCACTTTTTTCAGGAGGACTAGATAGTGCCTTAGCTGTTAAAGTGGTAAAAGATCAAGGAATTGAGGTTATAGGTTTAAATTTTGTTTCTCATTTCTTTGGTGGAAAGAATGAGAAAGCTGAAAGTATGGCAAAACAATTGGGAATACAATTGGAGTATATAGATTTTAAGAAGAGACATACAGATATGATGCAAAATCCTGTATATGGAAGAGGTAAAAATATGAATCCATGTATAGATTGCCATTCGTTGATGTTTAAAATAGCTGGAGAACTTCTTGAGAAATATGAGGCTCAATTTGTAATTTCAGGAGAGGTTTTAGGACAAAGACCTATGTCACAAAACTCAGCAGCCTTAGAAAAAGTAAAAGCTCTATCAGGAATGGATGACTTAATATTAAGACCTCTATCAGCTAAATTACTACCACCAAGCAAAGCAGAACTTGAGGGTTGGGTAGATAGAGAGCAACTTCTTGATATTCAAGGAAGAAGTAGAGCTAAGCAGATGGAACTTACAGAAAAGTATGGACTTGTAGAATATCCAACTCCAGGTGGAGGTTGCCTATTGACAGATCCAGCATATTCTGATAGACTAGAGATAATCGAAAAAGATGGACTTATGAATGAAGAACATTCATATCTTTTCCATCTTATAAAGAAAACAAGATTCTATAGATTAGGTGAAAAAAAATATCTGTTTGTAGGTAGAGATGAAGAGGGAAATAGTAGAATAGAAGAATATAAGGAAAAAGGAACTCTTCATGTAGCAGGTTGTAAAGTAGGAGGACCTCGTATTTTAGGATATGGTAACTTTACAGATGAGGATAAAAAGTTTGTAGCAGAGTTATTCTCAAGATATTCTAAAGTTAAGGGAAAAAGTGAGATTGAGGTTAAAGTAAATAATCAAGTAGTAAAGGTAGCACCAGTAGATATAGAAGAGATAGAGAGAAAAATAAAAGAGTATCAAATTGTAGCACAGTAG
- the hemW gene encoding radical SAM family heme chaperone HemW — protein MVDGIYIHIPFCLNKCNYCDFLSFKSNGEERKKYVDYLLKELDLYPSYRYNTVYFGGGTPSLLDLEDVERILKRLDIAENAEVTMEVNPKTVDFDKLCKLRKIGINRLSIGIQSFDEKYLKILGRMHTSEEGIETFENARKAGFDNISLDLMFSLPGQNVEEVLKDLNKLLDMKPEHFSIYSLIWEEGTVFFEKLKKGILRETENEIEAEMFEKIIDTAEKRGYLHYEISNFCLEGKEAVHNTKYWENKEYLGIGLGASGYLDNIRYKNQMKFLEYYGSIDSKLRPILESETLTLEDIEEYKYIVGFRLLKKGVKPTGKYIDICLSLEKRGYLKRKDDKFILTRKGLMVANDVLDEFV, from the coding sequence ATGGTAGATGGAATATATATACATATTCCCTTCTGTTTAAACAAATGTAATTACTGTGATTTTCTCTCTTTTAAATCTAATGGAGAGGAAAGAAAAAAATATGTAGATTATCTATTAAAGGAGTTGGATCTATATCCAAGCTATAGGTATAATACAGTTTATTTCGGGGGGGGAACCCCCTCTCTTTTAGATTTAGAAGATGTAGAGAGAATATTAAAAAGATTAGATATAGCAGAAAATGCTGAAGTAACAATGGAAGTAAATCCTAAAACAGTGGATTTTGATAAACTATGCAAATTGAGAAAAATCGGAATAAATAGATTGAGTATAGGGATACAATCTTTTGATGAAAAATATTTGAAAATTTTAGGAAGAATGCATACAAGTGAAGAAGGAATAGAAACCTTTGAAAATGCAAGAAAAGCAGGATTTGATAATATAAGTTTAGATCTTATGTTTTCGTTGCCTGGGCAAAATGTAGAGGAAGTATTAAAAGATTTGAATAAACTTTTAGATATGAAACCTGAACATTTTTCAATATACTCTCTTATTTGGGAAGAGGGAACAGTTTTCTTTGAGAAGTTAAAAAAGGGAATTTTAAGAGAAACTGAAAATGAGATAGAAGCAGAGATGTTTGAAAAAATAATAGATACAGCAGAGAAAAGGGGATATCTTCACTATGAGATATCTAATTTTTGTTTGGAGGGAAAAGAGGCTGTACACAATACAAAATACTGGGAAAATAAGGAGTATCTAGGAATAGGATTAGGAGCTTCTGGATACCTTGATAATATACGATATAAAAATCAGATGAAATTTTTAGAATATTATGGTAGTATAGATAGTAAGTTAAGACCTATATTAGAAAGTGAAACATTAACCTTAGAAGATATTGAAGAGTATAAATATATTGTAGGATTTAGACTTTTAAAAAAAGGGGTAAAACCTACAGGTAAGTATATTGATATATGTCTTTCGTTAGAAAAAAGAGGGTATTTAAAGAGAAAAGATGATAAATTTATTCTAACACGTAAGGGATTAATGGTAGCTAATGATGTATTAGATGAATTTGTGTGA
- a CDS encoding ATP-binding protein, which produces MKKGEIALESLRTTYRKKIWTKFVKAVKDFNLIEDGDRIAVGVSGGKDSLLLCKLFQEMKRDRSKNFEVAFISMNPGFQAMDMAQFKANLEELDIPCEVFDANVWEIAFKEDPEKPCFLCAKMRRGVLYNKVEELGYNKLALGHHFDDVVETTLINMFYAGTVKTMIPKVKSTSGKMELIRPMVYIKEKDIIAFTQKNQIMAMGCGCPVESGKVDSKRREIKNLLKTMELTNPNIKQSIFNSMKNINLDYILGYTRGNKNDNKVEE; this is translated from the coding sequence ATGAAAAAAGGAGAAATAGCATTAGAAAGTTTAAGAACAACATATAGAAAAAAAATATGGACTAAATTTGTAAAAGCTGTTAAAGATTTTAATTTAATAGAGGATGGAGATAGAATTGCTGTTGGGGTTTCTGGAGGTAAGGATAGCTTACTTCTATGTAAACTGTTTCAAGAGATGAAAAGAGATAGAAGTAAAAATTTTGAAGTTGCATTTATCTCAATGAATCCAGGATTTCAAGCTATGGATATGGCTCAATTTAAAGCTAACTTAGAGGAGTTAGATATCCCTTGTGAAGTTTTTGATGCAAATGTATGGGAGATAGCTTTTAAAGAGGATCCAGAGAAACCTTGTTTCCTTTGTGCTAAAATGAGAAGAGGAGTTCTATACAATAAGGTTGAAGAGTTAGGATATAATAAACTTGCTCTTGGACATCACTTTGATGATGTAGTTGAAACAACTCTGATTAATATGTTTTATGCAGGAACTGTTAAAACTATGATACCTAAAGTAAAATCTACAAGTGGAAAAATGGAATTGATTAGACCTATGGTATATATTAAAGAGAAGGACATTATCGCTTTTACTCAAAAAAATCAGATAATGGCTATGGGGTGTGGTTGTCCTGTAGAGTCTGGAAAAGTAGACTCTAAAAGAAGAGAAATTAAAAATCTTTTAAAAACTATGGAGTTAACTAATCCTAATATTAAGCAAAGTATATTCAATTCTATGAAAAATATAAATCTTGACTATATTTTAGGATATACTAGGGGAAATAAAAACGATAATAAAGTTGAGGAATAA
- a CDS encoding sodium:alanine symporter family protein, which yields MNWFENLVNQINNVMWNQNLLVVLLVISGIYFTLRTKGVQFRLFGHMIKLITEKTKANQEGVSSFQAFCISTASRVGVGNLAGVVAAVSVGGPGAVFWMWVVALLSSGTAFIEATIALLYREKDPHGGYRGGAPYFIEKGLKMRWLGVIFVVFALICWAGVFQIISNSVTESFATAFNIDPRKTSLVLVALAAVVLFGRRDKIVKVLDKMVPFMSVIYLGVVIFIIVKNITVLPSMFTNIFNHAFGIKQFLGGTFGSVVMQGVKRGLFSNEAGSGSAPCAAAAAEIEHPVKQGLVQALGVFVDTILICSATAFVILLSDGKIPEGLQGMTLLQEAFRYQVGDWGVVFTAVILFLFSFSTMLGISFYAKPNLAFLHDKLWLQEAFKVFTLVMLYIGGIRQNFLVWNLADLGLGLMTIVNLIGVYPLTSKAVESLKEYEEKFIIKTK from the coding sequence ATGAATTGGTTTGAAAATCTTGTAAATCAAATTAACAATGTGATGTGGAATCAAAATTTATTGGTAGTGTTATTAGTGATAAGTGGAATATACTTTACACTTAGAACAAAGGGAGTTCAATTTAGACTATTTGGACATATGATAAAATTAATAACTGAAAAAACAAAAGCTAATCAAGAGGGAGTTAGTTCATTCCAAGCTTTCTGTATTTCAACAGCATCAAGAGTTGGAGTTGGAAACTTAGCAGGAGTTGTAGCTGCTGTATCAGTAGGAGGACCTGGAGCTGTATTTTGGATGTGGGTTGTAGCTCTTTTAAGTTCAGGGACAGCTTTTATAGAAGCAACAATTGCACTTCTATATAGAGAAAAAGATCCACATGGTGGGTATAGAGGTGGAGCTCCATACTTTATTGAAAAAGGATTAAAAATGAGATGGTTAGGAGTAATATTTGTAGTATTTGCTTTAATCTGTTGGGCAGGGGTATTTCAAATTATTTCAAACTCTGTAACTGAATCATTTGCAACAGCTTTTAATATTGATCCTAGAAAAACTTCTCTTGTTTTAGTGGCACTAGCAGCAGTTGTTCTTTTTGGTAGAAGAGATAAAATAGTAAAAGTTTTAGATAAAATGGTACCTTTTATGTCTGTAATTTATCTAGGTGTAGTTATATTTATAATTGTAAAGAATATTACAGTTTTACCAAGTATGTTTACAAATATATTTAATCATGCTTTTGGAATTAAACAATTTTTAGGTGGAACATTTGGTAGTGTTGTAATGCAAGGGGTAAAGAGAGGACTTTTCTCAAATGAGGCTGGTTCAGGATCAGCTCCATGTGCAGCAGCAGCAGCAGAGATAGAACATCCAGTAAAACAAGGATTAGTTCAAGCTCTAGGAGTTTTTGTAGATACAATTTTAATATGTAGTGCAACAGCTTTTGTTATTCTTCTTTCAGATGGGAAAATTCCTGAAGGGTTACAAGGAATGACACTTTTACAAGAAGCATTTAGATACCAAGTTGGAGACTGGGGAGTTGTTTTCACAGCAGTAATACTATTCCTATTCTCATTTAGTACAATGTTGGGAATAAGTTTTTATGCTAAACCAAACTTAGCATTTTTACACGATAAACTTTGGTTACAAGAGGCATTTAAAGTGTTTACTCTAGTTATGCTATATATTGGAGGAATAAGACAAAACTTCTTAGTGTGGAACCTTGCAGATTTAGGGCTTGGATTGATGACAATTGTAAACTTAATAGGGGTATATCCGTTGACATCAAAGGCAGTGGAGTCTTTAAAAGAGTATGAAGAAAAGTTTATTATTAAAACAAAATAG
- a CDS encoding cell division protein SepF: protein MKKKNGGIKVIQDLKELLGIDNPEVGTIDELEELDGIEDTGIIEVNAGKESEVPVQKEVPTPTRDKGSSVSTLESELNAGGNYQTIFVDPKTFADCKKIATYIKNDKMVTLNLEYLDLHTAQRLMDFLAGAMCIKGASFIEISKKVYTAVPKSMKVYYEGKKDSRGRTILDFGREEK, encoded by the coding sequence ATGAAAAAGAAAAATGGTGGAATAAAGGTAATTCAAGATTTAAAAGAACTTTTAGGAATAGATAATCCTGAAGTTGGAACAATAGATGAACTTGAGGAATTAGATGGTATAGAAGATACAGGAATAATAGAGGTAAACGCCGGAAAAGAAAGTGAAGTACCAGTTCAAAAAGAGGTTCCAACACCAACTAGAGATAAAGGAAGTAGTGTATCTACTTTAGAATCAGAGTTAAATGCGGGAGGAAATTATCAAACTATATTTGTAGATCCTAAAACTTTTGCTGATTGTAAAAAGATAGCTACATATATAAAAAATGATAAGATGGTAACATTAAATCTTGAATATTTGGATCTTCATACTGCTCAAAGATTAATGGATTTTTTAGCAGGAGCAATGTGCATAAAAGGAGCTAGTTTTATTGAGATAAGCAAAAAAGTATATACTGCTGTACCTAAGAGCATGAAAGTATACTATGAAGGTAAAAAAGATAGCAGAGGAAGAACAATTTTAGATTTTGGAAGAGAGGAAAAATAG
- the proB gene encoding glutamate 5-kinase, with translation MKKGIQERIKSSKRIVIKVGTSTLTYENGNLNLGLLNKLAWVLSDLRNQGRDVILVTSGAIGVGSKKLNFKTRPKETREKQAAAAVGQAELMHIYQNFFGEYSQRVAQILLTKDDFKEGERKTNTTNTLETLLNFGVIPIVNANDTISTFEIEFSDNDRLSASVASLIGADLLIILTDIDALYDSNPKTHPDAKRISYVEKVTDEIMKMGGEKGSEFSVGGMETKLLAARECYDGRVIMGILDGSEPLLIEKLISGEDVGTIFDCMED, from the coding sequence ATGAAAAAAGGTATACAAGAGAGGATAAAAAGTTCTAAAAGAATAGTAATTAAAGTAGGAACTTCTACTCTTACATATGAAAATGGAAATTTAAATTTAGGGCTTTTAAATAAGTTGGCATGGGTTTTAAGTGATCTTAGAAATCAAGGAAGAGATGTAATACTTGTAACTTCTGGAGCAATAGGAGTAGGATCAAAAAAACTCAACTTTAAAACTAGACCTAAGGAAACTAGAGAGAAACAAGCAGCAGCAGCAGTTGGACAAGCAGAATTAATGCATATATATCAAAATTTTTTTGGTGAATATAGTCAAAGAGTTGCTCAAATACTTTTAACAAAAGATGATTTTAAAGAGGGAGAGAGAAAAACTAATACAACAAATACCCTTGAAACACTTTTAAATTTTGGAGTTATTCCTATTGTTAATGCTAATGATACAATATCTACTTTTGAAATTGAGTTCAGTGATAACGATAGACTTTCAGCAAGTGTAGCATCTTTAATTGGAGCAGATCTATTAATTATTTTGACAGATATTGATGCTCTTTATGACTCAAATCCTAAAACTCATCCAGATGCAAAGAGAATATCATATGTTGAAAAGGTAACAGATGAGATTATGAAAATGGGTGGAGAAAAAGGAAGTGAATTTAGTGTAGGAGGTATGGAAACAAAACTTCTTGCAGCTAGAGAGTGTTATGATGGTAGAGTAATTATGGGAATCTTAGATGGTTCAGAACCTCTTTTAATAGAAAAATTAATATCTGGAGAAGATGTAGGAACTATTTTTGATTGTATGGAGGATTAA